The following are encoded together in the Tripterygium wilfordii isolate XIE 37 chromosome 18, ASM1340144v1, whole genome shotgun sequence genome:
- the LOC119984245 gene encoding desiccation-related protein PCC13-62: MTISVLNSIIFFTSIFHLLLPPISVVMGSSSPGNCGPIEADDRDRIQFALNLEFLEAEFFLYGALGKGLDDIAPYLTQGGPPPIGARRANLDILTRRIIEEFGYQEVGHLRAIINTVGGFPRPSLDLRAENFAETFNRAVGYKLSPPFDPYLNAVNYLLASYVIPYVGLVGYVGTIPNLYNYTNKRLVAGLLGVESGQDAVIRALLYERGAEKVVPYNITVADMTDRISKLRNQLAMCGIKDEGLIVPLELGAENRTTSNILSADSYSLSYSRTPPEILRIVYGSGDERKPGGFYPKGGNGRIAREFLHKP, from the exons ATGACCATTTCAGTACTTAATTCCATAATCTTCTTTACTTCTATTTTTCATCTTCTGTTGCCTCCGATCAGTGTTGTGATGGGTAGTTCTTCTCCTGGCAACTGTGGACCCATCGAAGCTGATGATAGAGATCGGATTCAATTTGCACTCAATTTGGAATTCCTGGAAGCTGAGTTTTTCCTTTATGGTGCACTTGGTAAGGGACTTGATGATATTGCTCCATACTTGACCCAGGGCGGCCCTCCTCCGATCGGTGCTCGGAGGGCCAATCTCGACATCCTTACTCGCCGGATTATCGAGGAATTTGGGTATCAGGAAGTTGGTCATCTAAG GGCTATTATCAACACAGTAGGTGGATTTCCAAGGCCTTCATTGGATTTGAGAGCAGAAAACTTTGCAGAGACTTTTAATCGAGCAGTTGGTTACAAGTTGTCCCCTCCATTTGATCCATATTTGAACGCAGTGAACTATCTCTTAGCATCCTATGTAATCCCTTACGTGGGATTAGTTGGCTATGTAGGCACCATTCCAAATTTGTACAATTACACCAATAAAAGG TTGGTGGCGGGGCTTTTGGGCGTGGAGTCAGGACAGGACGCAGTAATACGGGCATTACTATACGAGAGAGGTGCTGAGAAGGTGGTGCCATACAACATTACAGTTGCCGACATGACGGACCGTATCTCGAAACTTAGGAACCAGCTTGCGATGTGTGGAATCAAAGACGAAGGTCTCAtagtaccattggagcttggtgCGGAGAATCGTACTACAAGTAACATCTTATCAGCAGATTCCTATTCACTCTCCTATTCACGGACACCGCCGGAGATTTTACGGATAGTGTATGGTAGTGGCGACGAGCGCAAGCCCGGTGGGTTTTATCCTAAAGGAGGGAATGGCAGAATCGCAAGGGAATTTCTTCACAAACCATAA
- the LOC119983734 gene encoding heat shock factor-binding protein-like: protein MDGHDSEGPKQSTADMTAYVQNLLQQMQSRFQTMSDSIVTKIDDMGSRINELEQSINDLRTEMGVEGSPSPIATPNPKSSEDKPDEPSA from the exons ATG GATGGACATGATTCAGAAGGTCCGAAGCAAAGCACTGCTGATATGACAGCTTAT GTGCAAAATCTTCTTCAGCAGATG CAATCCAGGTTCCAGACGATGTCGGATTCCATTGTTACGAAGA TCGATGATATGGGAAGTCGCATAAATGAGTTGGAGCAGAGCATAAATGATCTAAGAACTGAGATGGGAGTTGAAGGTTCTCCATCGCCCATTGCGACGCCCAATCCGAAGTCAAGTGAAGATAAGCCAGACGAACCTTCAGCTTAG
- the LOC119983732 gene encoding protein RALF-like 1 produces MANSPSFLLLTINLFFMALNVPSLAAGASEDRRLFWEPTTTRGGCRGSVAECIAGNEFDMDSEINRRILDVTKYISYDSLLRNNVPCSKRGMSYYSNCEEGAEANPYDRGCSAIARCRS; encoded by the coding sequence ATGGCCAATTCTCCTAGCTTTCTGCTTTTGACCATCAACCTATTCTTCATGGCTCTGAACGTTCCATCTTTGGCAGCCGGTGCCAGTGAAGATCGCCGACTGTTCTGGGAACCCACTACCACTAGAGGTGGTTGCCGAGGATCAGTGGCTGAGTGCATTGCCGGAAATGAATTCGACATGGATTCTGAGATCAACCGACGTATCTTGGATGTCACAAAGTACATAAGCTATGATTCATTGTTGAGAAACAACGTACCCTGCTCTAAAAGGGGTATGTCTTACTACAGCAACTGTGAAGAAGGTGCAGAAGCTAACCCCTACGACCGTGGATGCAGTGCCATTGCAAGGTGCAGAAGCTAA
- the LOC119984756 gene encoding protein RALF-like 1, with protein MANSLSFLVLTFCFCIIAQIISSPTVDAGGHNRLSWGPLRSGCQGSVADCIGENEFDMDSVINRRRLATNNYISYGSLQRNTVPCSHRGASYYNCKAGAEANPYNRGCSAITRCRTS; from the coding sequence atggcCAACTCTCTTAGCTTTCTGGTTCTGACATTTTGCTTCTGCATCATCGCTCAAATTATATCATCACCGACCGTCGATGCAGGCGGGCACAACAGACTGAGCTGGGGCCCGTTGAGATCCGGCTGCCAAGGATCAGTGGCTGATTGCATAGGAGAGAATGAATTTGACATGGACTCTGTGATCAACAGGCGCAGATTGGCCACGAATAATTACATAAGCTACGGATCGCTGCAGAGGAACACTGTGCCATGCTCTCACAGAGGAGCATCGTATTACAACTGCAAGGCTGGTGCAGAAGCTAACCCTTATAACCGTGGATGCAGTGCCATTACAAGGTGTCGTACTAGTTAA